A genomic segment from Vicinamibacteria bacterium encodes:
- a CDS encoding DEAD/DEAH box helicase, which produces MDFFGPSVSGWFEASFEEPTRVQREGFSVVARGENALLLAPTGSGKTLAAFLWAIDRLTRLAPDAPPGVRILYVSPLKALVYDVERNLRVPLAGISRGVEPPLRKIRVDVRTGDTSSRERRLQSRDPADILVTTPESLFLILGSQARATLHSVNTVIVDEIHSLAGTKRGVHLALSLERLSEITEREPQRIGLSATVRPTGDVARFLGGTRDVTVVDATEPAHIELAIRVPVPDMENIGSVADTEAAGAEAPPPPREPGSLWSRIYPELLTLILNHRSTIVFVNSRSLAERIAQRLNEIAGMPLVSAHHGSLSHAKRNEIEESLKIGTVKGIVATSSLELGIDMGSVELVVLVESPGSVARGLQRVGRSGHAVGEKSRGMIFPKFRGDLLECAVTASRMLDSAIESIRVPENPLDVLSQQIVAIVADAPRRVDELEALVKRAFPYRELSRDLLVSVLETLAGHYPSEDLADLRPRIVWDRARDVLTPRKGAKMIALLNAGTIPDRGLYSVHLGEGGPRVGELDEEMVYESRRGDIFYLGASSWRVEAITRDRVIVSPAPGEPGKMPFWKGDGPGRPLELGRAIGAFVRELWETAPEERRNWLMNRAPLDDFAAANLERYIEEQKEHTGSLPTDREITVERFRDELGDWRIALLTPFGSRVHAPWALAIQNLLSSRAGYEVETMYTDDGIVLRLSEVDEPPSLELLLPDPDEVEDRVVEELGGSALFASAFRENAARALLLPRRRAEQRTPLWLQRLRAKNLLGAVRRFSSFPIVLETYRQCLRDVFDLPALGEVLRGIQNRTIRVHDVETPSASPFSRSLTFAYVANYLYEQDAPLAERKAQALTLDRGLLRELLGQAELRDLIDAEVLQEVETELARKAEGWRARSPDELEDILRRCGDLSAAEIGARTTEDPRPWIGKLLDERRAIEVLLCEETRFIAITDAGRYRDALGCALPDGLPARVLTTVEQPLIGLLLRYARTHGPFTTESVARRYGLVPSELEPVLKNLESDGRLVLGEIRPLGSRAEWCDPDVLRRLKRRTLAKLRKEAAPVEASVLGSFLPAWHGLEEPGRGLTSLQEAIDRLEGLPLPWSSLVESILPRRVTDFRLEMLDLLSASGAIVWIGAGALGPRDGRIVLYRRERAAFLLGPPSPYEPQTELERSVLEHLEHRGASFTVELAPKDVSFRDLEQALRSLMWAGCITNDTFFPLRALGKTAKPRTARGSRGSTGKYAGGRWSLVKGLADPAVTETESAHARVTMLLERYGLVSRAAAVFEDHPGGYPAIYPLLREMEERGRLRRGHFVEGLSGSQFALPGAVERLRASRVQKDPEANAYLAVDPANPYGAILPWPANEKASARPRRVPGAWVVLHGGRLVLYLERGGRSLLTFGEFSDPDVARAAIETLVSLPQSRPRRLRIASIDDEPPTESRHGPLLKELGFFREAAAMVYAEHPRM; this is translated from the coding sequence ATGGATTTTTTCGGGCCTTCGGTCTCCGGCTGGTTCGAAGCGAGCTTCGAAGAGCCCACTCGCGTGCAGCGAGAGGGATTCTCGGTCGTCGCCCGGGGAGAGAACGCCCTCCTGCTCGCCCCGACCGGGAGCGGGAAGACGCTCGCGGCCTTTCTCTGGGCCATCGATCGGTTGACGCGCCTCGCGCCCGACGCACCTCCCGGGGTGCGTATCCTGTACGTCTCTCCGCTGAAAGCGCTCGTGTACGACGTCGAGCGCAATCTCCGAGTCCCCCTCGCCGGCATCTCCCGTGGGGTCGAGCCCCCCCTTAGAAAGATTCGTGTCGATGTGCGCACCGGGGACACGTCGTCGCGGGAGCGTCGGCTGCAATCGAGAGACCCCGCCGATATCCTCGTCACCACGCCCGAGTCGCTCTTCCTGATTCTCGGGTCTCAGGCCCGCGCGACGCTCCATTCGGTGAACACCGTCATCGTCGACGAGATCCATTCGCTGGCAGGCACGAAACGTGGTGTCCATCTCGCGCTCTCGCTCGAGAGGTTGAGCGAAATAACCGAGAGGGAGCCGCAACGAATCGGACTTTCCGCCACCGTGAGACCCACGGGAGACGTTGCCCGTTTCCTTGGAGGAACACGAGACGTAACGGTCGTGGACGCGACCGAGCCCGCCCACATCGAGCTCGCGATTCGTGTGCCGGTTCCCGACATGGAGAACATCGGGTCCGTGGCCGACACCGAGGCTGCCGGCGCGGAAGCGCCGCCACCACCCCGGGAGCCAGGCTCCCTGTGGTCCCGTATCTATCCCGAGCTCCTGACGCTCATCCTCAACCATCGCTCCACGATCGTCTTCGTCAATAGCCGCTCGCTCGCCGAGCGCATCGCCCAACGCCTCAACGAGATTGCTGGCATGCCGCTCGTGAGCGCGCATCACGGAAGCCTCTCCCACGCCAAGCGAAACGAGATCGAGGAGTCTCTCAAGATCGGTACCGTCAAAGGGATCGTGGCCACGAGCTCGCTCGAGCTGGGGATCGACATGGGCTCGGTCGAGCTCGTCGTTCTGGTCGAATCGCCCGGATCGGTCGCGAGGGGGCTCCAGCGAGTAGGCCGTTCGGGACACGCCGTCGGCGAGAAGAGCCGCGGCATGATCTTCCCGAAGTTTCGCGGCGATCTGCTCGAATGCGCGGTTACCGCGAGTCGGATGCTCGACTCCGCCATCGAATCCATTCGGGTGCCCGAGAATCCCCTCGACGTACTCTCACAGCAAATCGTCGCCATCGTCGCCGATGCCCCCCGCCGCGTCGATGAGCTCGAGGCCCTCGTCAAGCGCGCCTTTCCTTACCGCGAGCTTTCGCGGGACCTGCTCGTATCGGTTCTCGAAACGCTCGCCGGCCACTATCCGTCCGAGGATCTGGCCGATCTCAGACCCCGGATCGTATGGGATCGCGCTCGGGACGTGCTCACGCCAAGAAAGGGAGCGAAAATGATCGCTCTTCTCAACGCCGGGACGATTCCCGACCGGGGGCTTTACAGCGTTCACCTCGGGGAAGGCGGGCCCAGAGTGGGGGAGCTCGACGAGGAGATGGTCTATGAGTCGCGAAGAGGAGACATCTTCTATCTCGGCGCGTCGTCGTGGCGGGTGGAGGCGATCACGCGCGATCGGGTCATCGTCTCGCCGGCCCCGGGCGAGCCGGGAAAGATGCCGTTCTGGAAAGGCGACGGTCCGGGCCGGCCCCTCGAGCTGGGACGCGCCATCGGCGCGTTCGTGCGCGAGCTCTGGGAGACCGCTCCCGAGGAGCGCCGAAATTGGCTCATGAACCGTGCGCCGCTGGACGATTTCGCTGCCGCGAATCTGGAGCGATACATCGAGGAGCAAAAAGAGCACACGGGCTCGCTCCCCACCGACCGGGAGATCACGGTCGAAAGGTTCCGCGACGAGCTCGGCGACTGGCGCATCGCCCTACTGACGCCGTTCGGCTCGCGCGTCCACGCGCCCTGGGCTCTCGCGATTCAAAACCTGCTGTCGTCCCGGGCGGGCTACGAAGTGGAAACGATGTATACCGACGACGGCATCGTGCTGCGCCTGTCCGAGGTCGACGAGCCTCCCTCGCTCGAGCTTCTCTTGCCCGACCCGGACGAAGTCGAAGATCGGGTCGTGGAAGAGCTCGGCGGCTCGGCGCTTTTTGCGAGCGCCTTCAGAGAGAACGCCGCCCGGGCGCTCCTTCTCCCGCGTCGGCGCGCGGAGCAGAGGACTCCTTTGTGGCTGCAGAGGCTCCGGGCGAAGAACCTGCTCGGCGCGGTGCGGCGCTTCTCGTCTTTTCCGATCGTCCTCGAGACGTATCGACAGTGCCTCCGCGACGTTTTCGACCTGCCCGCCCTCGGGGAGGTTCTCCGCGGAATCCAGAACCGGACGATTCGGGTCCACGACGTCGAGACGCCTTCCGCGTCGCCCTTCTCCCGTTCGCTTACCTTCGCTTACGTGGCCAACTATCTCTACGAGCAGGATGCGCCGCTCGCCGAGCGCAAGGCCCAGGCACTGACGCTCGATCGCGGCTTGCTCCGGGAGCTGCTGGGTCAGGCCGAGCTTCGAGATCTCATCGACGCCGAAGTACTCCAGGAGGTCGAGACCGAGCTCGCCCGCAAGGCCGAAGGGTGGAGGGCCCGCAGTCCCGACGAGCTCGAGGACATTCTGCGCCGCTGCGGAGACCTGTCGGCCGCGGAAATCGGGGCGCGAACGACGGAAGATCCGCGGCCCTGGATCGGAAAGCTCCTGGACGAGCGACGGGCCATCGAAGTCTTGCTTTGCGAAGAGACGCGGTTCATCGCCATCACCGATGCCGGACGCTACCGCGACGCTCTCGGCTGCGCGCTTCCAGACGGTCTGCCCGCCCGAGTTTTGACCACCGTGGAACAACCTCTCATCGGGTTGCTGCTTCGATACGCCCGGACTCACGGCCCGTTCACGACCGAATCCGTTGCGCGCCGCTACGGTCTCGTGCCGTCCGAGCTCGAGCCCGTCTTGAAGAACCTCGAGAGCGACGGACGTCTCGTTCTCGGTGAGATCCGCCCTCTTGGCTCGCGCGCCGAGTGGTGCGACCCCGATGTGCTTCGACGACTCAAGCGAAGGACGCTCGCCAAGCTTCGTAAAGAGGCGGCGCCCGTCGAAGCGAGTGTTCTGGGAAGCTTTCTTCCCGCATGGCATGGACTCGAGGAGCCAGGAAGAGGCTTGACGAGTTTGCAGGAAGCCATCGATCGCCTCGAGGGGCTGCCACTTCCGTGGTCGTCGCTCGTCGAGAGTATCCTCCCTCGTAGGGTCACCGATTTTCGCCTGGAGATGCTCGATCTGCTCTCCGCTTCCGGAGCCATCGTCTGGATCGGGGCGGGAGCACTCGGCCCGCGCGACGGTCGCATCGTCTTGTATCGCCGCGAGCGAGCCGCTTTTTTGCTGGGCCCGCCGTCACCTTACGAGCCGCAGACCGAGCTCGAGCGAAGCGTGCTCGAGCATCTCGAGCACCGCGGCGCCTCGTTCACCGTGGAGCTCGCACCGAAAGACGTCTCGTTCCGGGACCTCGAGCAGGCTCTCCGGAGCCTGATGTGGGCGGGCTGCATCACGAACGACACGTTCTTTCCCCTTCGCGCTCTGGGAAAGACGGCAAAGCCCCGCACTGCCCGTGGCTCTCGTGGCTCGACCGGGAAGTATGCCGGTGGACGCTGGTCTCTGGTCAAGGGTCTCGCCGACCCAGCCGTTACCGAGACCGAGAGTGCCCATGCGCGGGTTACGATGCTTCTCGAACGCTACGGGCTCGTCAGTCGGGCAGCCGCCGTCTTCGAGGATCACCCCGGAGGCTACCCGGCGATCTATCCTCTCTTGCGGGAGATGGAGGAGCGAGGGCGACTCCGTCGCGGCCATTTCGTCGAAGGTCTGTCGGGCTCGCAGTTCGCCCTCCCGGGGGCCGTCGAGAGGCTTCGCGCATCGCGGGTCCAGAAAGATCCGGAAGCGAACGCTTATCTGGCCGTCGACCCGGCGAACCCCTATGGCGCCATCCTCCCCTGGCCCGCCAACGAAAAGGCGTCAGCCCGTCCGCGCCGCGTGCCCGGCGCCTGGGTCGTGCTTCATGGCGGCCGGCTCGTGCTCTATCTGGAGCGCGGAGGACGATCTCTCTTGACCTTCGGCGAGTTCTCCGACCCCGATGTGGCACGCGCCGCGATCGAGACGCTCGTCAGCCTTCCTCAATCGAGACCGCGCCGGCTTCGGATCGCATCCATCGACGACGAGCCCCCGACCGAAAGCCGCCACGGTCCATTGCTCAAAGAGCTCGGCTTCTTCCGAGAAGCGGCGGCGATGGTCTACGCCGAGCACCCCCGGATGTGA
- a CDS encoding carbon starvation protein A, whose translation MSAVAIAAAGLICMFAGYRFYSKFIAERIYQLDPTFETPSHTMSDGKDYVPTHRIVLWGHHFTAVAGAAPIIGPGIAVIWGWLPAFIWVVVGTVFFAGVHDFGAIWASVRNGAKSIGALTGDVVGQRARNLFMIVIFLLLLMVNAVFAVAISDALLATPASVIPAWSAVVVALFIGVLLYRLHVGIFWPTLVGTVILYAVIYVGERVPVTLPADFWGLGPSAQWVLILFAYAAVASLLPVWLLLQPRDYINGIQLFIGLGLLYVAVALARPDIVAPALNFNVPANTPPLAPLLFVTIACGAVSGFHGLVGSGTTSKQLNKETDARFVGYLGSLGEGALALVAIIAATAGFQSRADWEGVYHTFGGGGIDAFVTGGANIVSSGTSLSSEFAATLLTVMAVLFAGTTMDAGVRLQRYIVQEWGAIYRIAPLRNGYVATMVAVGSCLVLAFGAGGAEGSGGMVLWPLFGTTNQILAGLTLLVVSVILVKLGRPSRYTLTPMMFVTSMAFLSAVYQLWGLYESENYLLVVIDGCIIFATVWVMLEAASALARERRARGLATEVSRAEG comes from the coding sequence ATGAGCGCCGTGGCGATTGCCGCAGCCGGCCTCATCTGCATGTTCGCCGGCTATCGGTTCTATTCGAAGTTCATCGCCGAACGGATCTATCAGCTCGACCCGACCTTCGAGACTCCGTCCCACACGATGAGCGACGGCAAGGATTACGTCCCCACCCATCGGATCGTCCTCTGGGGGCATCATTTCACCGCGGTCGCGGGGGCGGCCCCCATCATCGGGCCCGGCATCGCGGTGATCTGGGGTTGGCTGCCGGCGTTCATTTGGGTGGTCGTCGGCACGGTCTTTTTCGCCGGAGTCCACGATTTTGGCGCCATCTGGGCAAGCGTGCGAAACGGGGCCAAATCGATCGGTGCGCTGACCGGAGACGTGGTCGGGCAGCGCGCGCGCAATCTGTTCATGATCGTGATCTTCCTTCTGCTCTTGATGGTCAATGCGGTCTTCGCCGTCGCGATCTCCGACGCCCTTCTTGCGACGCCCGCGAGCGTCATCCCCGCCTGGAGCGCCGTCGTGGTCGCGTTGTTCATCGGAGTGCTGCTCTACCGGCTACACGTCGGGATCTTCTGGCCCACTCTGGTCGGTACGGTGATCCTATACGCCGTCATCTACGTCGGCGAACGAGTGCCGGTCACGTTGCCGGCAGATTTCTGGGGACTGGGCCCGAGCGCCCAGTGGGTGTTGATCCTCTTCGCCTACGCTGCGGTCGCTTCGCTCCTTCCCGTCTGGCTGCTGCTCCAGCCGCGAGACTACATCAATGGAATTCAACTCTTCATCGGTCTGGGATTGCTGTACGTCGCCGTGGCACTGGCGCGGCCCGATATCGTCGCTCCGGCGTTGAACTTCAATGTTCCCGCGAACACCCCGCCGCTGGCACCTCTCCTCTTCGTGACGATTGCCTGTGGGGCGGTGTCTGGTTTCCATGGATTGGTCGGATCGGGCACGACGTCGAAACAGCTGAACAAAGAGACCGATGCGCGATTCGTCGGATACCTGGGCTCCTTGGGCGAGGGTGCTCTGGCCCTGGTGGCCATCATCGCCGCGACGGCTGGTTTTCAATCCCGAGCCGATTGGGAGGGGGTCTACCATACTTTCGGCGGTGGCGGGATCGATGCGTTCGTCACCGGCGGAGCCAATATTGTGAGCTCGGGAACCTCGTTGTCGAGCGAGTTCGCCGCCACTCTCCTCACGGTAATGGCCGTCCTGTTCGCGGGCACGACGATGGATGCCGGCGTGCGCCTGCAGCGCTACATCGTGCAGGAGTGGGGAGCGATCTACCGTATCGCGCCGCTGCGCAACGGTTACGTGGCGACCATGGTCGCCGTGGGAAGCTGCCTCGTGCTCGCGTTTGGAGCTGGCGGTGCCGAGGGGTCGGGGGGAATGGTACTCTGGCCGCTCTTCGGAACGACCAATCAAATCCTGGCCGGGCTCACCCTATTGGTCGTGAGCGTCATTCTGGTCAAACTGGGCAGGCCGTCTCGATACACCTTGACGCCGATGATGTTCGTCACCAGCATGGCGTTTCTGTCGGCCGTCTATCAGCTCTGGGGACTCTACGAGTCGGAGAACTACCTCCTCGTCGTCATCGACGGGTGCATCATTTTTGCGACCGTCTGGGTGATGCTCGAAGCCGCTTCCGCGCTGGCGCGCGAACGGCGGGCACGCGGGCTGGCCACCGAGGTGTCGCGGGCCGAGGGCTAG
- a CDS encoding IgGFc-binding protein yields MGISLLGTTLFATPMDNKGTDFIMAFLPNLDHNAQIELHLTADVATTVTVTYPVNFPTFIESVPVNPGSVTMVALPQEASMGWLADTAANNAVRAFADDEFVAYLINRRDFSSDAALGLPVDVLNTEYIVLDYNRGFFDAEFVVVAAYDGTTVTITPAIDLVGRPAGVPFDVFLDRGEGYFGRTQSTSKTTSLSGTIVAADRPVGVTNGNVCAEVPTSTSFCDHLFEVAHPVRTWGREAAVANLPNRPGGSVYRVVASVDDTHVVLDGASLGTIHRGQFVEIGPIPGDHVFAADKPIFVGQYMTGSGFRLPGDPSMGNVIPSAQFLPQYTFSTVGADQFLSNYVSIIAHDSDVGSLLLDGAPIPASDFSPIGSSGFSATVQPLDSGTHSTSSSAPHGITVEGYDEKDSYLYAGGAQFEWINPIGDENAPLCTMENGGDPPRAMATAEDDRLTEDVNGNGVLDLGEDLNANGFIDVDTGVFSVSLEPGATNLTLTTAPFAPGEPVVHFAVDLTDPGVDGSGRVKVTDGAGNHCSSDIFLSVSSNQPPVAMCQDMTVFADASCESYANVDSGSYDPDGDPISLVQSPPGPYGVGMTSVTLTAYDGNASHSCSANVTVIDETPPEFEVVASPSILWPPNHKMHEVSLIVNGFDNCTASPALACWIDWVSSNEDPNGPGDGNTSVDWMYEPGSLHLSLRAERSGQGVDRVYTIGVTCQDEAGTTSSRATQVVVPHDQGKSKRR; encoded by the coding sequence GTGGGGATATCTCTTTTGGGAACGACGCTATTCGCCACGCCGATGGACAACAAGGGCACCGACTTCATCATGGCCTTTCTACCCAACCTGGATCACAATGCCCAGATCGAGCTTCATCTCACGGCAGACGTTGCGACCACTGTCACCGTGACCTATCCGGTGAACTTTCCCACGTTCATCGAGAGCGTCCCGGTGAATCCTGGTTCCGTCACGATGGTCGCTTTGCCTCAGGAAGCGTCAATGGGCTGGTTGGCCGACACCGCGGCAAACAACGCCGTCAGGGCTTTCGCCGACGATGAATTCGTCGCCTACTTGATCAATCGGCGGGATTTCAGCAGCGATGCCGCGCTCGGTTTGCCCGTCGATGTTCTCAACACCGAGTACATCGTGCTCGATTACAATCGTGGATTTTTCGACGCCGAGTTCGTCGTCGTCGCTGCCTACGATGGGACAACGGTCACCATTACCCCGGCCATCGATCTGGTTGGTCGTCCAGCTGGCGTTCCATTCGACGTGTTCCTCGATCGGGGGGAAGGATATTTTGGAAGGACCCAATCGACGAGCAAAACCACTTCCTTGAGCGGGACGATCGTCGCCGCCGACCGCCCCGTGGGCGTAACCAACGGCAACGTGTGCGCCGAGGTCCCGACGAGCACGAGCTTCTGTGATCACCTATTCGAGGTGGCTCATCCGGTGCGAACGTGGGGCCGCGAAGCCGCGGTTGCCAATCTTCCCAATCGCCCCGGCGGCAGCGTCTATCGGGTGGTGGCATCCGTCGATGACACGCACGTCGTGCTCGATGGCGCATCCCTCGGCACGATCCACCGCGGACAGTTCGTCGAGATCGGGCCCATCCCCGGCGATCATGTGTTCGCTGCGGATAAGCCCATCTTCGTCGGTCAGTACATGACCGGCTCGGGCTTCCGCCTGCCGGGCGATCCCTCGATGGGCAACGTAATTCCCAGCGCGCAGTTCCTTCCCCAGTACACGTTCTCCACGGTGGGAGCGGACCAATTCCTGTCGAACTACGTGTCGATCATCGCCCATGACTCCGACGTGGGGAGTCTGCTGCTCGACGGAGCTCCCATCCCCGCGTCGGACTTCAGTCCCATCGGGAGCAGCGGCTTCTCTGCCACCGTGCAGCCTCTCGACTCCGGCACGCATTCGACGTCGTCGAGCGCTCCGCACGGAATCACCGTCGAAGGCTATGATGAAAAGGATTCCTACCTCTACGCCGGCGGTGCCCAATTCGAGTGGATCAACCCGATCGGGGACGAGAACGCTCCCCTCTGCACCATGGAAAACGGTGGAGACCCCCCAAGAGCGATGGCCACGGCGGAGGACGATCGGCTTACCGAGGACGTGAACGGCAACGGAGTCCTGGACCTGGGCGAAGATCTCAACGCCAACGGTTTCATCGACGTGGACACCGGAGTCTTTTCCGTGTCGCTCGAGCCGGGCGCCACGAACCTGACTCTAACGACCGCTCCCTTTGCTCCCGGTGAGCCCGTCGTTCACTTCGCGGTCGATCTCACCGATCCGGGCGTCGATGGGAGCGGGAGAGTGAAAGTCACCGACGGAGCGGGAAACCATTGTTCGTCGGACATTTTTCTCTCGGTGAGCTCGAACCAGCCGCCGGTCGCCATGTGCCAAGACATGACCGTATTCGCTGATGCGAGCTGCGAGTCCTATGCGAACGTCGACAGTGGATCGTACGATCCCGACGGCGATCCGATAAGCCTCGTACAATCACCGCCCGGTCCTTACGGCGTGGGAATGACTTCGGTGACGCTGACCGCGTACGACGGCAACGCCTCTCATTCTTGCTCGGCGAACGTGACCGTGATCGACGAGACCCCACCGGAATTCGAGGTCGTCGCGTCGCCATCGATCCTCTGGCCTCCCAACCACAAGATGCACGAGGTCAGCTTGATCGTAAACGGCTTCGACAACTGCACCGCGAGCCCGGCCCTGGCGTGCTGGATCGACTGGGTGTCGAGCAACGAAGATCCGAACGGTCCCGGCGACGGCAACACGTCGGTGGATTGGATGTACGAGCCGGGAAGCTTGCACCTGAGCCTTCGAGCGGAGAGATCCGGCCAAGGCGTGGATCGCGTGTACACCATCGGGGTGACCTGCCAGGACGAAGCGGGAACGACCTCGAGTCGGGCGACCCAGGTGGTCGTGCCGCACGACCAGGGGAAAAGCAAGCGACGGTGA
- a CDS encoding cysteine synthase family protein encodes MEILDTIGNTSLVRLEKVVPSSGAAILVKLEGENPTGSMKDRMAHSLVSRAETDGRLKSGDTVIEYTGGSTGTSLALVCAVKGYRLRIVSSDAFSQEKLDHMAALGAELTIVPSEGGRTTKKLILEMIETARSLSGEPHTYWTDQLNNHDSIAGFYPLGEEIWSQTRGEIDAFVQCVGTSASSRGVATVLKRYKPSVEIVAVEPAESSVLQGGPPGPHHIEGVGIGYTPPLWDPALVDEIVSVGTDAAMDMARRLAREEGLFAGTSTGANVVAAIRVAETLGPDAKVVTLMADSGLKYLSTDLYRSR; translated from the coding sequence ATGGAGATTCTCGACACGATTGGAAACACGTCGTTGGTTCGCCTCGAGAAGGTCGTTCCATCGAGCGGCGCGGCCATCTTGGTAAAGCTCGAGGGGGAGAACCCCACCGGCAGTATGAAAGACCGGATGGCGCATTCGCTGGTTTCACGGGCGGAGACGGACGGTCGACTGAAGTCAGGAGATACCGTGATCGAATACACCGGTGGAAGCACCGGGACGTCTCTCGCGCTGGTCTGCGCCGTAAAAGGGTACCGGCTCCGGATCGTCAGCTCCGACGCGTTCAGCCAGGAGAAGCTGGATCACATGGCCGCGCTGGGCGCGGAGCTCACGATCGTGCCGAGCGAGGGAGGTCGAACGACAAAGAAACTGATCCTGGAAATGATCGAGACCGCCCGTTCTTTGAGCGGGGAGCCGCACACCTATTGGACCGACCAGCTCAACAATCATGACAGCATCGCCGGCTTCTATCCGCTGGGCGAGGAGATCTGGAGCCAGACGAGAGGAGAGATCGACGCCTTCGTTCAATGCGTGGGTACGTCGGCTTCCTCGCGGGGGGTCGCCACCGTCCTGAAGAGGTACAAACCGAGTGTCGAGATCGTCGCGGTCGAGCCCGCAGAGTCATCGGTGCTCCAGGGAGGTCCACCGGGACCGCACCATATCGAAGGCGTCGGGATTGGCTACACACCACCCCTCTGGGATCCGGCTCTGGTCGACGAAATCGTCTCCGTGGGAACGGATGCGGCGATGGATATGGCGAGGCGCCTCGCCCGGGAGGAAGGGCTCTTCGCCGGGACGTCCACCGGGGCAAACGTCGTCGCCGCGATTCGAGTCGCGGAGACGCTTGGACCAGACGCGAAGGTGGTCACGTTGATGGCCGACTCCGGCTTGAAGTATTTGAGCACCGACCTGTACCGGAGCCGGTGA
- a CDS encoding helix-turn-helix domain-containing protein: MRIHVLALDGVFDLGLSAVLDAFQTANELMDVSGLDMPRFELSIVGVRKAVKTSHGLHVPAQKEGIRAPDCVVVPAIGYKMPDPLEAALARPDVQDAAALLRHWAGGGATMTAACIGTFVMAESGLLDHHRATTTWWLAPLFRKRYPEVLLDESNMIVKSGPVVTAGAALSHMDLALWLVRGVSPQLASLTAKYLIVDSRPSQSAYALTDHLIYSDPIVERFETWARGRLAQGFSLDEAAKAAGASKRTLARRMQAVLGKSPLSYVQSLRLERAVHLLRTGNASVDEVALRVGYSDGATLRALLRRRLNLGIKEIRRVPWKESPSGKTDRL; the protein is encoded by the coding sequence ATGCGGATCCACGTTCTCGCCCTCGATGGTGTCTTCGATCTGGGTTTGTCCGCCGTTCTCGACGCCTTTCAGACGGCAAACGAGCTGATGGATGTGTCGGGGCTCGACATGCCCCGATTCGAGCTTTCGATCGTGGGAGTTCGCAAGGCAGTCAAGACCTCACACGGGCTCCACGTCCCGGCTCAGAAAGAAGGCATTCGGGCGCCGGACTGCGTCGTGGTTCCGGCGATCGGGTACAAGATGCCTGATCCACTGGAGGCGGCTCTCGCCCGGCCGGACGTCCAGGATGCGGCCGCGTTGCTTCGACACTGGGCCGGCGGCGGCGCCACGATGACCGCCGCCTGCATCGGAACCTTCGTGATGGCCGAATCCGGCCTCCTCGACCATCATCGTGCCACCACCACCTGGTGGCTGGCGCCTCTGTTCCGCAAGCGTTATCCCGAGGTATTGCTGGACGAATCGAACATGATCGTGAAATCGGGTCCCGTCGTCACCGCGGGAGCCGCCTTGAGTCACATGGACCTCGCCCTTTGGCTCGTACGAGGCGTCAGTCCGCAGCTCGCGTCTCTCACGGCGAAATACCTCATCGTCGACTCGAGGCCGTCCCAATCTGCCTACGCGCTGACGGATCATCTGATCTACTCCGATCCGATCGTCGAGCGCTTCGAGACCTGGGCCCGCGGGCGGCTCGCCCAAGGGTTCTCACTCGACGAAGCGGCAAAGGCGGCAGGAGCGAGCAAGAGGACGCTCGCGCGCCGCATGCAGGCTGTGCTCGGGAAATCCCCGCTGTCCTATGTCCAGAGTCTGCGGCTCGAGCGAGCGGTGCATCTTTTGAGAACGGGTAACGCGAGCGTCGATGAGGTGGCCTTGCGGGTCGGATACTCCGACGGCGCGACTCTGAGAGCTCTTCTCCGCCGTCGGCTCAATCTCGGGATCAAGGAGATCCGAAGAGTTCCCTGGAAAGAATCACCTTCCGGGAAAACCGATCGACTATAA
- a CDS encoding Txe/YoeB family addiction module toxin, which produces MTAKPSKRREAVFQKEFLEDLQFWVQNDRKTALRCLHIVEEVLRDPYQGVGKPEPLKHLGSGLWSRRLTQEHRVVYLVRHERIDFLQARYHY; this is translated from the coding sequence TTGACCGCGAAGCCGAGTAAGCGGCGGGAGGCGGTCTTTCAAAAGGAGTTTCTCGAGGACCTACAGTTCTGGGTCCAGAACGACCGCAAGACCGCTCTCCGCTGCCTGCATATCGTCGAAGAGGTCTTGCGCGACCCATACCAGGGTGTCGGAAAACCCGAGCCCTTGAAGCATCTCGGCTCCGGCCTTTGGTCGCGTCGCCTGACTCAGGAGCATCGCGTCGTGTACCTCGTTCGGCACGAACGAATCGATTTTCTCCAAGCTCGTTATCATTACTGA
- a CDS encoding type II toxin-antitoxin system prevent-host-death family antitoxin, translated as MTIKTTYSRARERFADLWRAVEEDRDAVIISRRGHADVALVAADELAGLLETAHLLRSPKNARRLMSALRRALRGGGRSRSLNELKQEMAIDREAE; from the coding sequence ATGACGATCAAAACAACCTATAGTAGGGCCCGTGAGCGCTTCGCCGATCTATGGCGTGCGGTCGAGGAGGATCGGGATGCCGTCATCATCAGCCGCCGAGGACACGCTGACGTCGCGCTCGTGGCCGCCGACGAACTCGCGGGGCTTCTCGAGACAGCGCACCTGCTCCGGTCGCCCAAGAACGCACGGCGTCTCATGAGTGCGCTCCGTCGGGCCCTCAGGGGTGGCGGCAGGAGCCGGTCGCTAAACGAGCTGAAGCAAGAGATGGCGATTGACCGCGAAGCCGAGTAA